The Martelella mediterranea DSM 17316 genome has a window encoding:
- a CDS encoding TRAP transporter permease, whose product MIGTLVSTGRRRDLAAGQQRAIVVVAAIFSAWVIYANLFTISDPLVLGILFVSGIYAIMFAAIGATPNAPDRIPFYDIALSLLSLAAGIFFFVNATAIADRISLLDPFTPAQLFFGISLLLLTLEATRRTTGMGLTIVVVAFLAYNWFGYLLPPPFGHGVDDFTYLLDILVFTTDGVFGVPIQVVASYVFLFVMFGTFLSKAGGGEFFFNLAALLTGRTRGGPAKIAVISSGLYGTMSGSPTSDVVATGSITIPVMKRLGYSARFAGAVEVAASTGGSAMPPVMGSAAFILAEYTGVDYKAVVVAAVVPALLYYLGVFSQVHLRAVREDLRPSEDEMPTVAQTFRTGWVFLLPIIGIVVALLSGYSPTFTAGIGVMGVIIASTLLKATRLSPWQVIEGLGETTLRILPVAGACAAAGLVIGGLSMTGLGMKAANLILVISNSQPILTLVIAAVVTIILGLGMPTPSAYILAAVLVGPALAQLGYPVLQSHMFLLYFAVLSALTPPIAVAALSAAAIAHEDPFKIAFTSVKLASIGFMLPFAFVWNPALMLLADPLSNTLAVVGGVIATLAVATVVEAFASKPVSPAERLLMLGSAIAAVSPFQLFAVAGIAIGAVLLARHLVAGRRASVQQNAAD is encoded by the coding sequence ATGATCGGGACACTCGTCTCCACCGGCCGCAGGAGGGATCTTGCGGCCGGCCAGCAACGGGCCATCGTCGTGGTGGCCGCGATCTTCTCGGCCTGGGTGATCTACGCCAACCTCTTCACCATCTCGGATCCGCTAGTTCTGGGCATCCTCTTCGTTTCGGGGATCTACGCGATCATGTTCGCGGCGATCGGTGCCACGCCGAACGCTCCCGACCGCATCCCGTTCTATGATATCGCCCTGTCGCTGCTCAGCCTGGCAGCGGGCATCTTCTTCTTCGTGAACGCCACCGCCATTGCGGACCGCATCAGCCTGCTGGATCCGTTCACGCCCGCGCAGCTCTTCTTCGGCATCTCGCTACTCCTCCTGACCCTCGAAGCGACGCGCCGGACCACGGGCATGGGACTTACCATCGTGGTCGTGGCCTTCCTGGCGTACAACTGGTTCGGCTACCTGCTGCCGCCGCCCTTCGGGCATGGCGTCGACGATTTCACCTACCTGCTCGATATCCTGGTCTTCACCACGGATGGCGTGTTCGGGGTGCCGATCCAGGTGGTCGCCAGCTACGTCTTCCTGTTCGTGATGTTCGGCACTTTTCTGTCGAAAGCGGGCGGGGGCGAGTTCTTCTTCAACCTCGCGGCGCTTCTGACCGGGCGCACCCGCGGCGGTCCGGCGAAGATCGCGGTGATTTCCTCAGGGCTCTACGGCACGATGTCGGGCAGCCCGACCTCGGACGTGGTGGCGACGGGCTCGATCACCATCCCGGTGATGAAGCGACTGGGCTACAGCGCGCGCTTCGCCGGCGCGGTCGAGGTCGCGGCCTCGACGGGGGGCAGCGCGATGCCTCCGGTGATGGGGTCGGCCGCTTTCATTCTCGCCGAATATACCGGCGTGGATTACAAGGCGGTGGTCGTCGCCGCCGTGGTGCCCGCACTGCTCTACTACCTCGGCGTCTTTAGTCAGGTCCACCTGCGCGCCGTGCGCGAAGACCTGCGCCCGTCCGAGGACGAGATGCCGACCGTAGCGCAGACGTTCCGCACGGGCTGGGTCTTCCTGCTGCCGATCATCGGCATCGTGGTGGCGCTGCTCTCGGGCTATTCTCCGACCTTCACCGCCGGGATCGGCGTGATGGGTGTCATCATCGCCTCGACGCTGCTGAAGGCGACGCGCCTGTCGCCGTGGCAGGTGATCGAGGGCTTGGGCGAGACCACGCTGCGCATCCTGCCGGTGGCTGGCGCCTGTGCCGCCGCGGGTCTGGTGATCGGGGGCCTGTCGATGACGGGGCTGGGTATGAAGGCCGCGAACCTGATCCTGGTGATTAGCAACTCGCAGCCGATCCTGACGCTGGTTATCGCCGCTGTCGTGACGATCATCCTGGGTCTCGGCATGCCGACCCCGAGCGCCTACATCCTGGCTGCCGTGCTGGTCGGTCCGGCGCTGGCGCAACTGGGCTATCCGGTGCTGCAGAGCCACATGTTCCTGCTGTACTTTGCCGTTCTCTCGGCGCTGACCCCGCCGATTGCGGTGGCGGCCCTGTCGGCGGCGGCGATTGCACATGAAGACCCGTTCAAGATCGCCTTCACCTCGGTGAAACTGGCCTCGATCGGCTTCATGCTGCCCTTCGCCTTCGTTTGGAACCCGGCGCTGATGCTGCTGGCCGACCCCCTGTCGAATACGCTGGCCGTGGTAGGAGGCGTGATTGCCACGCTGGCCGTGGCCACCGTGGTCGAGGCCTTCGCCAGCAAGCCGGTGTCGCCGGCGGAGCGGCTGCTTATGCTGGGCAGTGCGATTGCGGCTGTCTCGCCCTTCCAGCTGTTCGCGGTGGCGGGCATCGCGATCGGGGCGGTTCTGCTGGCGCGTCACCTGGTGGCGGGGCGCCGGGCCAGCGTGCAACAGAACGCCGCCGACTGA
- a CDS encoding TAXI family TRAP transporter solute-binding subunit produces the protein MRFTAIAMAAGLAVSATAGHGQSLNLTLSGGNPGGLWSLLGAGIDRAAQVADTSAVVTYQATGGGFANIGLLGAGRTDLGLVHDAEAQLALGGEEPFRGPITNMRAIGYMYNWAPMHFFLDRSMAEQYGIDSLDDIAGSGAPIRIGINRSGNITSNIALMMFELVGVTDESLAEAGGQFVRAGANEQGELLQDGRLDMITNGIFINHSSFRAVDTNADVVLLSVPQEVIDATNERFGTGQMVIPAGSYSNQQADVNTVTLGALLAATDAMSDDDAYALTNALITNIDEVRAVHSAMQSLTPELLATPSVLEFHPGAARAYSEAGLSQ, from the coding sequence ATGCGTTTCACTGCAATCGCGATGGCTGCCGGCCTCGCCGTCTCGGCGACGGCTGGTCACGGCCAATCGCTCAACCTCACTCTTTCAGGCGGGAACCCGGGCGGCCTTTGGTCGCTGCTGGGCGCCGGCATCGACCGCGCCGCGCAGGTGGCGGACACCTCGGCCGTGGTGACCTATCAGGCTACGGGCGGCGGGTTCGCCAACATCGGCCTGCTGGGCGCCGGGCGCACGGATCTGGGCCTGGTGCACGACGCCGAGGCGCAGCTCGCGCTGGGAGGCGAAGAGCCCTTCCGCGGGCCGATCACGAACATGCGGGCCATCGGCTACATGTACAACTGGGCGCCGATGCACTTCTTCCTCGACCGCTCGATGGCCGAGCAATACGGCATCGACAGCCTGGACGACATCGCCGGCAGCGGCGCGCCGATCCGCATCGGCATCAACCGCTCGGGGAACATCACCTCGAACATCGCGCTGATGATGTTCGAGCTGGTGGGGGTGACCGACGAATCCCTGGCCGAAGCTGGCGGCCAGTTCGTGCGCGCCGGCGCCAATGAGCAGGGCGAGCTGCTGCAGGACGGACGGCTCGACATGATTACCAACGGCATCTTCATCAACCACTCGTCGTTTCGCGCGGTTGACACGAATGCTGACGTTGTGCTGCTGTCGGTCCCGCAGGAGGTCATCGACGCCACCAACGAGCGCTTCGGCACCGGCCAGATGGTCATTCCCGCTGGCAGCTATTCGAACCAGCAGGCGGACGTGAACACCGTGACGCTGGGGGCGCTGCTGGCCGCGACCGACGCGATGAGCGACGACGACGCCTATGCCTTGACCAACGCCCTCATCACCAACATCGACGAGGTGCGCGCGGTTCACAGCGCCATGCAATCCCTGACGCCCGAGTTGCTCGCCACGCCCAGCGTGCTCGAGTTCCACCCCGGCGCCGCCCGTGCCTACAGTGAGGCAGGGCTGTCGCAATGA